CATTCCGTTTATTAGTTCGTCTTAATCCCTCGTTCGATTGATTTTCGTTTTGCATCTGTTTCCTCCCAATTCTTTATCATCTCTTTAATTTGATCAATATGCTTTCGAGCCGCTATCTCTCCTAATTCGACAATTGATTCTATTTGTGTAAAAGACAAGCTACCGATGTGACCTACCTCTGGACGGATCACTAAATCTGCTGATAGCATCCTATGGCGCAAAATTTCACGTTCCATTACATCTATCGTTTGAGCAATCACATCAAAGATGCTTGACACTTTCATTCTGGTGTCAAAATTCGCTACATCAATGGCCAGGACTAGATCAGCCCCCATTTCTTTCGCAACGGTTATCGGCACTCGATCAATTACACCTCCATCCACCAGCATTCTGCCATTTACCTGCTCTGGCACAAAAATTCCTGGCATAGCAATACTGGAACGCACAGCGATATCTACAGGTCCCTCTGTAAAAACAACTCGTTCTCCCGTCTCTATATCAGTTGCTACAATTGCTAAGGGAATTTGTAGTTCTTCAATATTTTTGCCATGTGTTAATAAGCGGATGATTTCTTTTATCTTTTGACCGGCTACCAATCCCATATGAGGGACCACTAAATCTAACCAGTGCTTGCGCTTTAAATTTATTGCCAATTTCTCCATCATGTCTGGTCGAATTCCATTTGCATAAAAGGCCCCTACCAAGCTCCCCATACTGCTTCCTGCTATAAAATCAACAGCAATATCATGCTCTTCAAGTACCTTTAGAATACCGATATGAGCCAATCCACGGGCACCACCCGCTCCAAGTGCTAAACCAATGGTTGGTCGTTTCTTGTCTGTCATAAAAAACGCCTCCTCCCCTCAATCATATGAAAACAGCCCACTTCTCCATTCATTTTTTAGCTAGTAGAGAGTATGAATAGTTTGTACCTCTCCAACGTAGACATGTACTAACGCTTACATCCGGGAGGGTTATATGTCGCATCGTTCTCCTTATCTCACAATTAGTTTAGCGATTTTGTCGCTCCTTTTGGTTTTTGTACTTATTATTAATCCGGAGCCATCCTTTCAAGCTGCCGTTCGCGGCTTAAACATTTGGTGGGAAGTCGTCTTTCCTGCTCTTCTCCCCTTTATATTTGTATCGGAGGTTCTGATGGGAGTTGGTGTTGTTCATTTTATCGGGGTATTACTTGAGCCACTGATGCGTCCTCTCTTCAATGTCCCGGGTACAGGAGGGTTCGTGCTGACAATGGGGTTCTCTTCCGGCTATCCAGTCGCAGCCAATCTAACCACGCGTTTACGAGAGAAAGGCCACATTACAAAAGTTGAAGGGGAAAGGCTCGTTACCTTTGCTACTACGGGAGATCCACTTTTTGTTATCGGTGCAGTAGCCGTTGGTTTTTTTAACAGTGAACAGCTCGGATATGTAATCGCCTTTACCCATTATGGTGCTGCAATCCTACTTGGCATGCTTTATCGTATGTACTCCCCTGTTTCTCCCATAACAGCGATTTATGAAAAATCACAGCATCCCTTACTTTACCGGGCCTTACAAGCTATGCATCGTGCCAGACTCAGTGATAATCGCCCTTTTGGCAAGCTAATGGGAGATGCCGTGCAATCCGCACTACAAACCCTAATGGTGGTCGGGGGCTTTATTATCATGTTTTCGGTCTTGCTTCAAATGATGCAAACCGTTGGCATTACCAGCTTCTTAAACCGGGTTCTCTTTTTATTGCTGGGCCCGTTTGGATTTACAGACGCGATGGGTAAGGCTGGCTTAGCTGGGTTATTTGAAGTAACAATGGGTGCTCAAAATACTAGTGAAATTCAGAATATCTCGATGATGGTCAAAGCAGCTATTACCGCTGCCATCATATCCTGGGGTGGTCTAAGCGTCCATGCGCAAATTGCAAGCATTTTAAGCAAAACGGATATTAGCGTGAAGCCTTATCTCATCGGGCGGGCTATCCATGCTATTTTTGCAGCGGTGCTAACAATCGTATTCTGGAAACCACTTACGATCATCACGCAAAATGTAAATACAAGCATCCCAGCATTTTTACCTAGCGAGCACTTACTTCAGGCTAAATCGTGGTGGCTTATTTTTTCTCAAATGAGCACCATTGCAGCTTGTATCGCAATTGTCTTATTTTTAATTTGTTTTTTATTACACAAGCTTTGGAAGCAATAATGGCCTAATATGTATACAAATAAAGGAAGGGTAAGAAACCCGCGTTCCTTACCCATTTATTGAAGCCTTTCCCTACAGGCCGGCTAGCAACCATTCCTAGCTGTTTCCCTGTAATTCCTGAAACTTTAACCGCATCGATTGCTCTACAATCGGGGGTACCAAATCAGTTACATTGGCATCATACTTGGCAAGCTCCTTTACGATGCTTGAGCTTAAGAAAGAATATTGATTATTTGTCATGACAAACAGTGTTTCAATCTCCTCATCCAGCTTGCGATTAATAGAGGCCATCTGCATTTCATATTCAAAATCAGATACTGCCCGTAAGCCCTTTAACAAGACCCGAGCCTCTTTTCTTTGCATATAATCAACCAACAAGCCATTAAAGGTATCTACCTCTACATTAGAATACTCGGCTGTTACTTCACGTAATAATGCCATGCGCTCTTCTAATGTAAATAACGGCTTTTTATTTGAATTAACCAGTACAGCCACAATAACCTTGTCAAAAATTTTAGCTCCACGCTTAATGATATCTAGATGCCCATACGTGACCGGATCAAAACTGCCTGGGCAAACTGCTATTCTCATGCTAGGAATCTCCTTCCACTATATAGCGATAAATAGTAACCCTCGTATCTCCATAAGTAGAGCAACGATATTGCTCACACATTCCAATCTGTTCAGGTAAAGTTAGCTTAGCATCATGCTCGGTGACAATCCAAGCATCAGCGGCTACCATATGTAATTGTTGGAGTTGTTCAATCTCTTGCTCAAGCTTTTGCTTTGCATAAGGAGGATCAAGAAATACTAAATCAAATTGCACCCCACGAGTAGAAAGCACCTTAAGGGCACGTGCTGAATCGATTTTATAAACCTCTGCCTGCTCATCCAATCGCAAGGTTTTAAGATTTTGTTTGACCGTGTTAAAAGCTTTGTTGTCTCTGTCTACAAAAATGGCCTTTGCAGCACCCCGACTAAGAGCTTCAATCCCTAAGCCTCCTGTCCCTGCATATAGATCCAACGCCCATTCCCCATCAAAATATGGTCCGATCATGTTAAAGATGGATTCCTTTACTTTGTCTGTTGTGGGCCTTGTGCTTGTACCAGGCACGGCAGCTAGCGAACGACCTCTATGTTCTCCTGAAATCACTCTCATTTTCTCTTCACCTAACTTGTATACATATCCGTTGTCACACTTTTTCGTGAGACAGTAGTTTTCATACTACCATATAGGAAGGAAAAACGTAAAATTTTCAATCCAAACGATAAAAAATATAAATCAGGATGTATAACTTACCAGTTTGCTGGTAAAAATGTGTTACAAGCGATGCTATGGTGTCGCTGACAACCGCGGAGAAGACTTACGTTTCCCCATAAGCTCTTCCTCCGGTTTCTCCTCTCCCATAATTGAAGTCAGTTCAGTTGACACCTCATGTAGATAGGAGCATGAAGGTGACAGGTTTCCCTCGTGGAAACAGCTTGAATGACTGCCTCACTCTTTTTAAGAAGAAGTGAGGTATTTTTTTGTCCAAAACAGAGATATTAGTAAACGTCCCCATTCATAAAGAATAGAAGGAGAGAACTAGCATGGCTGCTAAAAATCCATCAGAACGTAAGATTAAAGCCTCTAAAGCTCAATCGCAGGCGGATCGCACTGGTGTTGGAATCGAGCGTGCCCGCGATATGCAATCGGAAGCGGATCTTCTTGATGCCAAGAAGCATAACCAATAAACATTGTTGACGTCCCAAAAGTTACATGCCAATACATTATGCCTCCTTGTGGATACTACTTCTATAAGGAGGCGTTTTTTTGCACACCGTTTGGAAAGGTTCCATTAGTTTTGGTTTAGTGAATATCCCTGTTCGTATGTTTACAGCAACAGAAGACCGCGATATTCGTTTTCGTCAATTGCATAAGGAGTGCCACACGCCCATTCGGTACTCCAAGGTTTGCCCAACCTGTGACCGTGAAGTAGCTTCCGATGAAATCATAAAAGGATACGAATATGAAAAAGGTAATTTTGTTATGATTCAAGACGAGGATTTGGACAAAATCGCCCCCGAAACAAAACGGGCTATTGAAATTGTCGATTTCGTACAACTGTCAGAAATTGACCCCATTTACTTCGATAAAAGCTACTACCTCTCTCCACAGGAAACAGGGGAAAAGGCTTATTCCCTCTTACGGGTCGCTTTGCAGCAGACCGGTAAAATCGCAATTGCTAGAATCACCTTGCGTAATAAAGAAAGCCTGGCCGTATTACGTATATATCAAAATGGTATGGTGTTAGAAACGATCTTCTATCCAGATGAGGTACGCTCCTTAGCTCAAGTACCAGCTCTCCCTCAAGCAGATGCGCCACTAGTCGAGAGTGAGCTAGCTATGGCCATTCAATTAGTTGAAAGCATGTCTCGTCCCTTCCACCCTGAACAATACCAAGATACGTATCGACAGCATCTACAAGAGCTCATTACGAAAAAACTGGAAGGGAAAGAGGTGGCAACAGCGCCTTCCGCACCACGCGCTAATGTCATTGATCTCATGCAGGCATTAAAGGAAAGCTTGGCTCAAGCTGAAGCCCCTCAAGAGCTGGCAACAAAAGAAACAAATGAGAATCGTGACATCGTGGAACGATATCCTGAGCCGCGGCCTATTGCTCAGAATCCCAAAAAGAAAAGCAAAGCATCTACAACTGCTGCTACAACGAAGCTAACCCCTGATACAAGCACTACCAGTGTAACAAAAGCCTTGCGACGAAAGAAAACACAGACACCGAATGCGAAATCATAACGAAAAAGCTGAGGGCCCAGCTTGTTGCTCTCAGCTTTTTCATTTTTACTTTCTAGGATAGCTGGTATGTCTATAATACATCCTTAATTGGAGCTTCTAAATCCATTGGCTCAACAGGCGACTCAAAACGCCCCACTACCTTCCCTTCTCGATCCACTAAAAATTTTGTGAAATTCCATTTTATAGAGTCATCCATCAAAGTCTCAGGAAATTTTTCTTGTAAAAACATATGTAAAAGTCGACCAGATGCCTGTGACTCATCAAAGCCAGCAAATGGGATTTGCTGACATAGATAACGAAAGAGCGGATTCGCATTCGTTCCCTTTACATCCGTTTTCGCAAATACCGGAAAATTCACCCCATAATTCAACTCGCAAAACTGAGCAATTTCCTTGTTATTTCCTGGTTCTTGTTGCTCAAATTGATTGCAAGGAAATCCTAAAATTTCTAAACCATCATCTCGGTAACGATCGTACAGCTTCTGTAAATCTGTATATTGCGGTGTAAAGCCACATTTGCTAGCTGTATTAACAATAAGTAAGACCTTCCCTTTATAACGTTCTAATGACACCGTTTCCTCATGCATTGTTTGTACGGAAAAATCAAAAATGCTCAAACAAATCACCATCCTCTCCTCTACATTATAATCATTCTAAATAAATTACGGCAATTATTTTTGCACTTACATACACTTTTGATCCATTTACAACGTAACATTGTTATGTTACGATCATTTGCACAAAGTAAACTTCTATCCTTATAAAAGGAGGTCACCCAAATTAACCAGGAATTGCTTTCAAAAAAACAATTGCTAGAGCAAACCGGAATCTCCTACGGCCAGCTTTACCGCTGGAAACGTAAAAATTTAATTCCCGAGGACTGGTTTATTCGCAAGTCAACCTTTACAGGGCAGGAGACTTTTTTCCCTAAGCAGGAGATCCTGCATCGAGTGAACAAAATTCTAAGTCTGAAGGATGATCTGTCACTAGATGAGTTGGCAAATATGTTCTCTCCTATTCCTTTAGATCATGCAATGAATAGACAAACGATCCTTTCTCGAAACATTGTTACACAAACTTCACTTGAGCTATATGAGGAATGCTTTGCCAAGCAGCAGGAATACTCTTTTGAAATCGTCTTGTCCTTGTATGCTGTTGATCAATTACTGCTCAGCGGTGAGTGTAGTCGAGAAGAAGCCAAAACCGTTCTGCGCACCTATGCAACTAACTATGCTTCCTTACAGGGGAAAACGGCTGAACTTATTCTTGTTAGAAAAATGGGCGTATCCATCTGTTTAATCACATCATCTTCTGAAGAACTATTTTGGGAAGAGCATGCTCGAATTGTTACCCGTCTTTCTCTTCCTGTTTTACTTGAAAATTTGAAGCAGAAATGGGACATACTCAAGGAGGAATTGTAAATGTCAAGAAAAGAACCCGATGATCTCGTAATCAATGGTTCCATGAAAATACCTGGAGGAACTTTTCATTCTGTCAAAATAGCTGGTAGTGCAAAAATCACGTCTGATCTTGTATGTAAGGAATTTTCTTGCGCGGGGCATGCTACTGTGGATGGAGATGTTGAGTCTGAAACCTTTGTCGTTCGAGGCAACTCCTCGGTTCATGGAAGCGTAGAAAGTCAAATCTTGAAAATTAGTGGGAATACAAAAGTCAATGGTCAGGTTAAAGGTCAGGAAATTAACATTGATGGCAGTATTTTGGTTGATGGCTCCTGCCATGCAGAAGAGATGAGAGTACGTGGCTATACTAAAATTGCTGGCGATTGTGAAGCAGAGTCCTTTCAGACGTATGGCTGCTTTCAAATAGAAGGATTACTAAATGCGGGACGAATTTATATTCAGCCAAGCGGTGAATGCAGAGCAAAAGAAATAGGCGGGGAGCATATAGAAGTAAAACGACGCGGCTCCTTTCTGCCTTCCCTTCTTCGCCCGTTTTTTTCCAACAGTCTAACTACACATATTATCGAAGGCGACGATATTTATTTAGAAGACACCAAAGCCACCATTGTCCGTGGCAATCATATCACCTTAGGTCCAGGATGCGACATCCAGCTCGTAGAATACAAAACGAGCCTTATTTGCGATGATAAAGCAAATGTGAGGGAAAAAGTTCAGCAGCAATAAAATCGGTTAAGAAAGCGATCTGTACATCCAATCATTCCATTGTTACGAGGTGGCATATGAACCCAATCATCCCATTTGAACCAACCATTTGTGAAAGTATTCCTCAAGGCTCTGAATGGATAGCTCAGATTAAATGGGACGGTGTTCGCATCTTAACCTATTTTGACGGTCAACAGGTTCAGCTATTTAACAGAAGAGGCAACGAAAGAACCTGGCACTACCCTGAAATCACAAATATAGCTACGTATAGTTCAGCCACTTCCCTTATTTTGGACGGTGAAGTAATTTCCCTTGGTTCTACAGGAAAACCATCCTTTCATGAAGTAATGCGTAGAGATGGAATTCGCCGTCTTGAAAAGGTATCTCATATAAAATCCCAGGTTCCCATTACTTATATGATCTTTGATATCCTATTTGTTAATGGGGACTGGGTCAATCATCTTCCCCTACGCGATCGAATGGAACTGCTACAGCAGTGGATCAAGCCTTCTGAGCATATTCAGCTGGTAACCAGTCATCCCGACGGACATGCACTATATAAGGTTGTACAAGAACATCAATTAGAGGGCATTGTTCTAAAAGATCTAACAAGTAGCTACCTTATCAATGGAAAGGATAAGCGTTGGCAAAAGAAAAAATACTACCGTGATCTGATTGCTGTTATAGGCGGTGTTACGTTTCGCGATCAGGTGGTTAACTCGCTTCTATTAGGACTCTACACACCCGATGGTCATTTACACTATATTGGTCATGCTGGTACAGGAAAACTGACAAATGCAGATTGGTTAGCATTAACACAGGTTATCAAGCCTCTCCTTCAAAAGGAGATGCCCTTCATAAATCGACCAGATCGGTATAAGGATGCCAGTTGGCTTTCACCTGAACTAACGGTAAAAGTGCATTTTGCTGAGTGGACAAGCGGTTTAACATTGCGACAACCAAGTATTCAAGCCTTTGTCGATGTACCAGCTCAGTCATGTCGATTTGATGTGTAATATTTGCTGAAATGATCTGGACAAAAAAGAAGCGGATGCTGTGAAGCAAATACAGAAATATCGGGAAGAATAAGGCACATCCGAATAGCAGGAGGTGTTTATTCCATGGCGA
The nucleotide sequence above comes from Brevibacillus laterosporus LMG 15441. Encoded proteins:
- a CDS encoding RNA ligase family protein; translated protein: MNPIIPFEPTICESIPQGSEWIAQIKWDGVRILTYFDGQQVQLFNRRGNERTWHYPEITNIATYSSATSLILDGEVISLGSTGKPSFHEVMRRDGIRRLEKVSHIKSQVPITYMIFDILFVNGDWVNHLPLRDRMELLQQWIKPSEHIQLVTSHPDGHALYKVVQEHQLEGIVLKDLTSSYLINGKDKRWQKKKYYRDLIAVIGGVTFRDQVVNSLLLGLYTPDGHLHYIGHAGTGKLTNADWLALTQVIKPLLQKEMPFINRPDRYKDASWLSPELTVKVHFAEWTSGLTLRQPSIQAFVDVPAQSCRFDV
- the coaD gene encoding pantetheine-phosphate adenylyltransferase — encoded protein: MRIAVCPGSFDPVTYGHLDIIKRGAKIFDKVIVAVLVNSNKKPLFTLEERMALLREVTAEYSNVEVDTFNGLLVDYMQRKEARVLLKGLRAVSDFEYEMQMASINRKLDEEIETLFVMTNNQYSFLSSSIVKELAKYDANVTDLVPPIVEQSMRLKFQELQGNS
- a CDS encoding glutathione peroxidase, which translates into the protein MSIFDFSVQTMHEETVSLERYKGKVLLIVNTASKCGFTPQYTDLQKLYDRYRDDGLEILGFPCNQFEQQEPGNNKEIAQFCELNYGVNFPVFAKTDVKGTNANPLFRYLCQQIPFAGFDESQASGRLLHMFLQEKFPETLMDDSIKWNFTKFLVDREGKVVGRFESPVEPMDLEAPIKDVL
- a CDS encoding Ku protein, encoding MHTVWKGSISFGLVNIPVRMFTATEDRDIRFRQLHKECHTPIRYSKVCPTCDREVASDEIIKGYEYEKGNFVMIQDEDLDKIAPETKRAIEIVDFVQLSEIDPIYFDKSYYLSPQETGEKAYSLLRVALQQTGKIAIARITLRNKESLAVLRIYQNGMVLETIFYPDEVRSLAQVPALPQADAPLVESELAMAIQLVESMSRPFHPEQYQDTYRQHLQELITKKLEGKEVATAPSAPRANVIDLMQALKESLAQAEAPQELATKETNENRDIVERYPEPRPIAQNPKKKSKASTTAATTKLTPDTSTTSVTKALRRKKTQTPNAKS
- the rsmD gene encoding 16S rRNA (guanine(966)-N(2))-methyltransferase RsmD, giving the protein MRVISGEHRGRSLAAVPGTSTRPTTDKVKESIFNMIGPYFDGEWALDLYAGTGGLGIEALSRGAAKAIFVDRDNKAFNTVKQNLKTLRLDEQAEVYKIDSARALKVLSTRGVQFDLVFLDPPYAKQKLEQEIEQLQQLHMVAADAWIVTEHDAKLTLPEQIGMCEQYRCSTYGDTRVTIYRYIVEGDS
- the ylbJ gene encoding sporulation integral membrane protein YlbJ encodes the protein MSHRSPYLTISLAILSLLLVFVLIINPEPSFQAAVRGLNIWWEVVFPALLPFIFVSEVLMGVGVVHFIGVLLEPLMRPLFNVPGTGGFVLTMGFSSGYPVAANLTTRLREKGHITKVEGERLVTFATTGDPLFVIGAVAVGFFNSEQLGYVIAFTHYGAAILLGMLYRMYSPVSPITAIYEKSQHPLLYRALQAMHRARLSDNRPFGKLMGDAVQSALQTLMVVGGFIIMFSVLLQMMQTVGITSFLNRVLFLLLGPFGFTDAMGKAGLAGLFEVTMGAQNTSEIQNISMMVKAAITAAIISWGGLSVHAQIASILSKTDISVKPYLIGRAIHAIFAAVLTIVFWKPLTIITQNVNTSIPAFLPSEHLLQAKSWWLIFSQMSTIAACIAIVLFLICFLLHKLWKQ
- a CDS encoding patatin-like phospholipase family protein yields the protein MTDKKRPTIGLALGAGGARGLAHIGILKVLEEHDIAVDFIAGSSMGSLVGAFYANGIRPDMMEKLAINLKRKHWLDLVVPHMGLVAGQKIKEIIRLLTHGKNIEELQIPLAIVATDIETGERVVFTEGPVDIAVRSSIAMPGIFVPEQVNGRMLVDGGVIDRVPITVAKEMGADLVLAIDVANFDTRMKVSSIFDVIAQTIDVMEREILRHRMLSADLVIRPEVGHIGSLSFTQIESIVELGEIAARKHIDQIKEMIKNWEETDAKRKSIERGIKTN
- a CDS encoding YhbD family protein, translating into MLSKKQLLEQTGISYGQLYRWKRKNLIPEDWFIRKSTFTGQETFFPKQEILHRVNKILSLKDDLSLDELANMFSPIPLDHAMNRQTILSRNIVTQTSLELYEECFAKQQEYSFEIVLSLYAVDQLLLSGECSREEAKTVLRTYATNYASLQGKTAELILVRKMGVSICLITSSSEELFWEEHARIVTRLSLPVLLENLKQKWDILKEEL
- a CDS encoding polymer-forming cytoskeletal protein, coding for MSRKEPDDLVINGSMKIPGGTFHSVKIAGSAKITSDLVCKEFSCAGHATVDGDVESETFVVRGNSSVHGSVESQILKISGNTKVNGQVKGQEINIDGSILVDGSCHAEEMRVRGYTKIAGDCEAESFQTYGCFQIEGLLNAGRIYIQPSGECRAKEIGGEHIEVKRRGSFLPSLLRPFFSNSLTTHIIEGDDIYLEDTKATIVRGNHITLGPGCDIQLVEYKTSLICDDKANVREKVQQQ